The Streptomyces sp. Je 1-332 genome has a window encoding:
- a CDS encoding UvrD-helicase domain-containing protein yields the protein MADVRDREISVEQEHLDQVYRRLEEKIHEAEFLMTDAAKRSQVGTPGALAERDAQVFRAGVHLNRLNNEFEDFLFGRIDLLLGKDGKKGPDGAYTSVEPAEDAVSENNTAEIAETLHIGRIGVLDADYSPLVIDWRAPAAAPFYRSTPVDPGRVVRRRVIRSKGRKVLGVEDDLMRPELKATLGGQSLPVIGDGALMAALGQARSHTMRDIVASIQAEQDMVIRAPAASVTYVEGGPGTGKTAVALHRAAYLLYQDRRRYAGGILIVSPTPLLVAYTEGVLPSLGEEGQVAIRAVGELADEAAPEGATVYDSPAVARVKGSSRMLNVLRKAARGALEGGTGTTAKPASQDGQLAFGDDDEDDAPQAPAETPTRLRVVAFGRRLELEADALGRIRRNALSGTAPVNLLRPRARKLLLDALWSQSGSAGRHSDPELAAELRSSFDEDITSEDDFIRFLDAWWPELTPRAVLAAMGDERRLGRWARRVLNPGEVRKVARSLKRDALSVHDVALLDELQSILGTPHRPRKKKDLDPLDLLTGLEELMPQREESQRERAERLAAERTEYAHVIVDEAQDLTPMQWRMVGRRGRHATWTIVGDPAQSSWSDPDEAAAARDEALGSRPRRRFTLTVNYRNPAEIADLAAKVLALAMPGSESPSAVRSTGVKPRFAVVRDKDLGASVREEAARLLDQVDGTVGVVVAMNRREQAARWLAGLGDRVVALGSLEAKGLEYDATVVVSPAEIADESPAGLRVLYVALTRATQQLTVLSGERDEPDAAGVPDLLRE from the coding sequence TGGCCGACGTACGCGACCGTGAGATCAGCGTCGAACAAGAACATCTCGACCAGGTCTACCGGCGTCTCGAGGAGAAGATCCACGAGGCCGAGTTCCTCATGACCGACGCGGCCAAGCGCTCCCAGGTCGGCACGCCGGGCGCGCTGGCCGAGCGTGACGCCCAGGTGTTCCGCGCGGGAGTGCATCTCAACCGCCTCAACAACGAGTTCGAGGACTTCCTCTTCGGGCGCATCGACCTGCTGCTCGGCAAGGACGGCAAGAAGGGCCCGGACGGCGCGTACACGTCGGTCGAGCCCGCCGAGGACGCCGTCAGCGAGAACAACACCGCCGAGATCGCCGAGACCCTGCACATCGGCCGCATCGGCGTCCTGGACGCCGACTACTCCCCGCTGGTGATCGACTGGCGCGCCCCGGCCGCCGCGCCGTTCTACCGCTCGACGCCGGTCGACCCGGGACGTGTCGTACGCCGCCGGGTCATCCGCTCCAAGGGCCGCAAGGTCCTCGGCGTCGAGGACGACCTGATGCGCCCGGAGCTCAAGGCCACCCTGGGCGGTCAGTCGTTGCCGGTCATCGGTGACGGCGCCCTGATGGCGGCGCTCGGTCAGGCCCGCAGCCACACGATGCGGGACATCGTGGCGTCGATCCAGGCCGAGCAGGACATGGTGATCCGGGCGCCCGCCGCCTCGGTGACGTACGTCGAGGGCGGCCCCGGCACCGGCAAGACCGCCGTGGCCCTGCACCGCGCGGCGTACCTCCTCTACCAGGACCGACGCCGGTACGCGGGCGGCATCCTCATCGTCTCCCCGACCCCGCTCCTGGTGGCCTATACGGAGGGCGTGCTGCCCTCGCTGGGCGAGGAGGGGCAGGTCGCCATCCGCGCGGTGGGCGAGCTGGCCGACGAGGCCGCACCCGAGGGGGCGACCGTCTACGACTCTCCGGCCGTGGCCCGGGTCAAGGGCTCGTCGCGGATGCTGAACGTCCTGCGGAAGGCCGCACGGGGCGCTCTGGAGGGCGGTACGGGCACGACGGCGAAGCCCGCCTCCCAGGACGGCCAGCTCGCCTTCGGGGACGACGACGAGGACGACGCGCCCCAGGCTCCCGCCGAGACCCCCACGCGCCTCCGTGTGGTGGCCTTCGGCCGCCGCCTGGAGCTGGAGGCCGACGCGCTGGGCCGCATCCGGCGCAACGCGCTCAGCGGCACGGCCCCCGTCAACCTGCTGCGCCCGCGCGCCCGCAAGCTCCTCCTGGACGCCCTGTGGTCCCAGTCCGGCTCCGCGGGCCGGCACAGCGACCCGGAGTTGGCCGCCGAGCTGCGCTCGTCCTTCGACGAGGACATCACGTCCGAGGACGACTTCATCCGCTTCCTCGACGCCTGGTGGCCCGAGCTCACACCGCGCGCCGTGCTCGCCGCGATGGGCGACGAGCGGCGCCTGGGCCGCTGGGCGCGCCGCGTCCTGAACCCCGGCGAGGTCCGCAAGGTCGCTCGCTCCCTCAAGCGCGACGCCCTGTCCGTGCACGACGTGGCGCTCCTCGACGAGCTCCAGTCGATCCTCGGCACGCCGCACCGGCCCCGCAAGAAGAAGGATCTCGACCCCCTCGACCTGCTCACCGGGCTCGAGGAACTGATGCCGCAGCGCGAGGAGTCCCAGCGCGAACGCGCCGAGCGGCTCGCCGCGGAGCGCACCGAGTACGCGCACGTCATCGTCGACGAGGCGCAGGACCTGACCCCCATGCAGTGGCGCATGGTCGGCCGCAGGGGCCGGCACGCCACGTGGACGATCGTCGGCGACCCCGCCCAGTCCTCGTGGTCCGACCCGGACGAGGCGGCGGCCGCCCGCGACGAGGCCCTGGGCAGCCGCCCGCGCCGCCGCTTCACCCTGACCGTCAACTACCGCAACCCCGCGGAGATCGCCGATCTCGCCGCCAAGGTGCTCGCGCTCGCGATGCCGGGCTCCGAGTCCCCGTCAGCCGTACGGTCAACCGGCGTGAAGCCTCGCTTCGCCGTCGTACGGGACAAGGACCTCGGCGCCTCGGTGCGCGAGGAGGCGGCCCGGCTGCTCGACCAGGTGGACGGCACCGTCGGCGTCGTCGTGGCGATGAACCGCCGCGAGCAGGCGGCGCGCTGGCTCGCCGGGCTCGGCGACCGGGTCGTCGCCCTGGGCAGCCTGGAGGCCAAGGGCCTGGAGTACGACGCGACGGTGGTCGTCTCGCCCGCGGAGATCGCGGACGAGTCCCCGGCGGGCCTGCGGGTCCTGTACGTGGCGCTGACCCGGGCCACGCAGCAGCTGACGGTCCTGTCGGGTGAGCGCGACGAGCCGGACGCGGCAGGCGTGCCGGACCTGCTCCGCGAGTGA